The window atggctcacctcattttgcggatcttctcaatcttctcttttcctctcctctcaataACTCCTAATTGTCGCGGATTATTATCTACTTAGGTATaagaataaattaaaaaacaaaataataaatagATTTCAAAAGATTATTTAGCAATGcagtaaaaaaataagaaaaaaatgctTTTTAATACCATAGACCAAAAAATCCTataaataatctgaaaaaacgGGGCCTCAGCCGCTACCCGTGTGGCTTACATGAACGATGAACCCGGCCGTAACAAACAGCCCAGCGGCCCAGCCCACGcacgcctccgcgccgcgcctCAACACGACGGCGACCGAGCCGGCGCGGGCTGCTTCCGGCTCCTCTTCCGCAACGTCCCGCCGCAGCTCCGCCccgactccgacgacgacgccctccTCTTCCCGCTCTGCGAGGCCTCCGCCACGGCGgggtcctctcctcctcctcctccccccgccgccgccgcgctcctccgGTTCACGCGTAGCGCGCGGCGCAGCCCCTGATCGCTCTCCCCGAGATGCTTCACCTGCATCATCTCGTCATATCGATCGATCATGAGATCCCGGCTATTACATATTATCAGGGGAAACGAATTCGAATGCCGAGCAGGGGAGGATAGGAGTTTCACGCGAGTACGCGACGGCACCTGTACGGCTTATAATACCTTGCAGAAGAGGGAGCAGTAGTCGTGCCCGGACGGCAGCGGCCGCGCGCACGCGGCGCAGGGGTTCTCCACGCTCGCCGACCGCTTCCTCGCCGTGCGCTCGTTCAGGAACACCACCTCGTGGTCACTCAACGTGTGCGACTGCACGCCCGATACCATGTAGGAGTAAGACTCATGATCAGTACAGTACGTCTGTACGTGACGATCGAATTGGTAGCTAATTAAAGGAACGCTTGAAATGTGGCAACCCGAGATCGCTGTACCTGGATGCCGTTGCAATCGAATAGCTTTAGGTCGTCGACGCGGACGACGAAGCAGGACGCATACTTCCAAATCTGTTATATTTTCCTCCATGTCAGACCAAGTAAAGATCGGCCAAAAGCTCGAAACACGTACGGCGTCGACAGGGCATggctgggggggggggggggcagggcATCTCACCGCGGAGAAACGAGGGACGGCGTCGTCGTATCAATTTACCTGTAGGACGCCGTGGGAGGCGTCGTGGGGGAGGCAGTGGCggcagagcgcggcggcgcagtCGACGCAGAAGTGGTTCTTGTCGTTCTTGCGCTCCCCCGGGTGCGCGCCGCACGAGTCGAAGAACTCCTCCGACAGCAGGCCGCGCAGCCACTGCGGGGCGCCGCGAACGGCCGGCGACTGCATCCAAggtcaccgacgacgacgacgacgatcgaGCTGCGGGTTGGCACCACCGGCACGGTCAAGGCTGCGTGCTTAGACCACAGTGCGGCTCGAATGGATGGGATCATGGGATCGATCGAGGAATGCGGGCTTGAGACGATTGTCTCGATTCAAAAAGCGAAAAACTCGGTGGTTCGGCACCGCCATATGTGGGCGCGGCTGCTCTCATCGTCTCTGCTGCACGCATCTCTCGCGCTCTTCTGTTCTTGTCTCAGGCTCTAGCCTCTAGGCCACTCAATCACTCATCCTAGTCATAGGAAAGAAGTCCATCTGAGGTCCCTCAACTAAGTCCATCTTTTGTTGTTAAAGAAGTTTTATCTCGTGTTTGATTGGgaccaggggcggatccaggaaaaaaaaatttagggggggggggctcaattacacaattttttcAACCTCCAGCCAACTAGGAACctttagtttatcattcatCGTGAAAAAATCGAAGGGGGTGCTCCGGGGGTATCCATGAGTTttgtgggtgtaggggggactCAAGTCCCCCTGCACCCCGCACCTACGTTGGATCCGCCTCTGATtgggacttgtatcaacccaaaGGTATAAATATTCagggtcattgtaatctatctACACAAATCGATACAATTACTTTTGGCGCATTGCCACCTTTTATTCCAGCAAGTTCTTAGTTTCGAGTTACGTTGCATCGTTTCAATCTCTGGTGAGGAGGTAAGTTCGGTCAATTGTATTATACTGTTGTTTGGAGTCATAATGGCATAGTTATGGCTTTCTCAGTTAAATCCGATATTCTAACTAAGTTGGTGTTTCTCTAATCATACTGTTGTTTTTTATTGATCAATATATTCGTCGCGTTTGCGTAGATCTATCGGCTAAATAAGTTTATTATCGTCAATATTATACTGTCTCAGTTAGGTCCGATCTAttagggcttgttcactttgctaccattttcaaccttaccaagttttggcaaatctaaattttggtaaggttgccaaattttggcaagatttaaTATGTACCTATTAAAATTtagtaacaaactaaatgtagtcactttttttttaactttgccaaaaaaaaggtaaggttgaaaatggtagcaaagtgaacaagcccttaATTTGCTACTaataagtttaattttagtAAACCGATAGATTTTTATGCAATATTCCATCATAGttctagccgataagttatcaaCATTATGAGTTTTAGCTATTAAATGTATGGGCAAACTAGTTGATGTACATGTGAATCTACTTACATGGGATTTCCatccgatgtatgctttaaccattGGAGTTGCATCTATCACACTATGTCAATATTAGTTGATTGGTTCATTGGTTCAATTCTTTCTATCAATTCTTGTAAATTGAAGGATCAAATTAATTGACACGCCATGAACCCCAACTTTAGAACTTGCATTGGatttaagcagatctctcaaaTCTTTCTATGCCACGACATATTttgtgtcaaaaaaaatatcataattgTTAATACAGATCCTCTATGATCGACTTTGTGGTTGAGGGAAGAGACTCAGTCTCAACCTGCAGTAGAGGGAGGTCAAATAAACGTTTTCACTCATACAACAAACAGTACTAGGAGAATTGTCATGCCGTATTGGGCCCCCATATTCGTGGGCCTGAAGCTACGGCCCGCCTGTATATGATGCTCTGGATTCTTGCATGGACAGCCCAAGCACTAACAAGCAAGGCCCACGAGCCCCAAGCTCCCAAGCCAGCCCAGCCAGGTTTCGATTCGTGATCGGTGCAGATGCGGTCTACCGGTCTACCCGTCTCCGGCGCTACGGGATTCGATCTGAGCCGCACAAAATGAACGGACGGCTGGAGATGTCCACAGGTCTGGAATTGGGGAGCGGTTCCGGTAGGGCCGGTGGCCTCCCCGTCGGCGATCGCCgctcgcgtcgccgccgacgacaccAGGAGCTCCGCCTGCCCGCCGCGCGCAGGAGGAGGCGAGGTTGGAAGGCGGTCACTCTGGCGTGGTACGTACTGAGCTCGTCTGGTCTTTCTCGTGCCTCCGGCTCCGCTTCGTTCGTCAACTAGGGTTTCCATGTTCATCGCTTCGACGCTTCCTGTAACTTCAGTGTGGGCTTCTCTTTGTTAGGTGTGGTTGAATCATGTGAAGTTTATGGCGTGCAGTTTTTCTTCATTAGATTACAGACTCCAGGAAAAATGATAATGGTCGCAATTTGCAGACGTTTCACTGCAATGGAGTACAGAGAGGTCAGGAGGAGCATTTGATGAATCAAGTAAAGGTGTACAGAAAAATAAGCCTACTGGTTCGGAACTTTTCATCTCTATTTCCATTAAGAGGTCAGGAGGAGGCTGGGTGGTGAGGTTGTAcaattttctttatctttttttttcccatttcaaTCGCACGCTAATAATTATTTGGGTTTAAATCATATATTCCAGTCACTATCAACTAATTAGAATTAAAAACAATTCTAGTGCTACATTTCTAATCTGGGCATGTTTTGATGGTATAGAACCGAAATGTCCGTCGTCTTTAATCAATGCCGTTTAGATCATTGGGAACAATTGAGCTGGTGAAGCAGGGAATTAACCATTATGGGGGTTAGAATTGCTATAGTACCTAGACTATGTGAAAATCGCTGATAGAGCAATCTTTCATTTGTTTTAGCTAAGAATATGAGATTGACAATGCAAAAGCTAAATAAGTTTACTGGGGTAAACATGGCCAGTATTGTGATTTAAAGAATTATCAGTAGGAAACATGGTGATAGTAACATGTATGCTAGTTACTACTATTCATTTACACTTGAAGTTGGTTTTCCTTCATAACTTTTTGCAAGGTTTGATTGGTTTTAATTTATGTGCTTGCCCACCCAAATTCAAGGTAAACCATCAGTTTCAATGATTATATGGGCACCAGTCCTTGCCACAGTCCAAATCTCCTTGCTTACCTCGGTCCATGCTTAGTCATCTTGTCTGTTCATCTCATCATGTTTTCCTGATGACCATGTGACATGTCACACAAATGTACAGAATTCAATAGAAGTCAGTTTTTGAGTACTCATATCCGTGGTCTGTCAGTGAATTGTGAAAAGGTAAATATGTCCATGTTTCTTAGCTCCGGTTTGCTCCATTCAATTAATTTCTCCAGGCCTTATGTCTTCTCAGAGGCATACATTGCATACAGATATGTATTGAAAACATTCCTTTGCCTGCATTCACAGTCACATTTACATGGGTGCAGACAAAGTGTGGGAATTTGGATGCGAAGCAACCATGTTTATTGTGCGATCAGCGTTCGGCAGGTCAGTCTGATAATGCAGCGTATCTGTACCACCGCTGTGTGCATGTGGATGGCCGCTCTGAGGCGTGACATGTCGTAGTCACCTATGCAGGTATTTGCACAGTTCTGATTTAATTATTGATCTGTGTACTGAAATAACAGTATATCAACCCAAATGAGTAAGCTATAATCCTTTTGGAACCGTCTTACTACTTTTGCTTGTGATAACATCATTTAGCTTCCTGGAATAGTTCATATATGTTTCTTGCTTCTTCAATTTTACATTGCAGGAATGCATGGTATGATTGTATAACTTGTTACTCAACTTCCGAAGTCCTAACGGCATTTCAAATGAGCTTCCAAATTGTTGAATTTGCTCTTCAAGGAAAAtccactagaaaaaaaatgttgctgACAATACCCAATGACAGGTGGATCCTGCTGCAGTTTACATCGGCATGTAGCAATTTGGTTCGATGATACTGCTCTGATGTCCTTGACGAGGAGGGAAATAAGGGTATTCTTTATGACCGTTTTGTCTGTAATTGCACCAGTAAAGAATGGAGAACTCTATATCTGAACATTTTGGGCTTTAGTTTTACCTCTTCTGAAACTTCTGATGACAATTTCTTCTGCATTTTTTCATGTTCCAGGTATATAAAATAAACCCGTATCGACCTTTGTCTGTCTGCTGTTTGTGGTGTCCTACATTGCAGGAGCTAATCTGATTtgaatttttatgtttttagaaCAAGTTAAGAAAGCAAGCAGTTGTGCCAAACAAGGGAGTACAAAGCAGTTGGGTCATAAAAATTCAGGACAGGATCTGTTCCTCTGTGCGTGCACTCTGAAACATATGCCATCATAGTGTTCATAACCACTGGCCCATTCAAGGGATGAGCTTATTTAAGAGAGCCACAGAAGAACTTCTGAAATGACCAGGGAAAAGATGCAAAAGCCGTGATATTGTGGTAGTAGTACACAAAGACATTCCTTCGTCATTGATCTCCAACGGGAGCAGTGTCTGATTACAC of the Oryza sativa Japonica Group chromosome 2, ASM3414082v1 genome contains:
- the LOC107276618 gene encoding protein RGF1 INDUCIBLE TRANSCRIPTION FACTOR 1, which encodes MQSPAVRGAPQWLRGLLSEEFFDSCGAHPGERKNDKNHFCVDCAAALCRHCLPHDASHGVLQIWKYASCFVVRVDDLKLFDCNGIQSHTLSDHEVVFLNERTARKRSASVENPCAACARPLPSGHDYCSLFCKVKHLGESDQGLRRALRVNRRSAAAAGGGGGGEDPAVAEASQSGKRRASSSESGRSCGGTLRKRSRKQPAPARSPSC